The Rhipicephalus sanguineus isolate Rsan-2018 chromosome 7, BIME_Rsan_1.4, whole genome shotgun sequence genome includes a window with the following:
- the LOC119400196 gene encoding chaoptin — MHGHALSWRGRLLLRVFPLLVYVLPANAAAWQQGDASADLGGSAEPCDFHALCTCDRSKAYCRGVPLTALPETRGYSHVAIQGCTSLSVLKNASSLRPSDVISLQLNDNQLNRIERGAFAGVPNLTNLDLSRNRLTQFPAGALLTLTRLQRLDLRFNSIGELDAAELTQLARNLVSLRSLHLSGNAITSVRDVTFLAFGNLTILDLDNNDILKIEGSPFPPSLVRLNLTGNLLEQVPGVALDQLRNLSYLFLDDNAIQRLDPNWTLPTDHLDTLNLARNVVSQLSSRMFQSKKRVTVRHFVLADNYLRYLPPNLFRTLAPRHVSFSVNHLESLPEALFQGLDDVVVHLDLAHNKVRKFPRAIAKLRRLQTLNLRDNRVSELGEYDLFTCRVSLRVLDISSNDFDAVPHVALKFLSRLKSLNMADNVLTSVETQDFKHGLDGLLSLDLSGNRISHIEQNAFATLSNLANLRLLYNPITKINSNWFPKGCLNLKAIDVSGTRLEPDTVNSFLQSCQRINSLDATYAGLPNLELTALNQMSELIALNLMHNDWRYISKDSLNGTVQQKLTTIKINQNRIKEIEPRTFSDLTRLQAIDLSANEVARLETKTFNNLPNLTKLHLCRNKISVIDSGALTDLPQLRDIDLSFNKLSEFNVQFIVNRETHNPLRLNLSHNQISHLKLRDGAADVILNVTSLDLSHNIIESVARHFFWTTRHSLTSLNLSHNFLSTVSVEVASELPRVRVLDLSHNRIAQLSPRSFQASSQIHVLLLSHNRLSSLPEEAFSRMARLQVLALDDNRIAALPDDAFEETPLIQVSLSHNSLPRPFTKASAPARATLTHLDLSHNRIKLIAATEFDHLSNLEHLNLSSNEILILPGQVFANLSRLVVLDVSRNPLLRVEPGSLDLPVTALALDDCNLTSVPDVNAPNIIELSLGSNAIVNVSAAAFANLGRLRKLNLSSNRVRYIDPGLWVHVSDLRRLDVSKNPVRELGSGSFKLLSALHHLDITDLKLAFLDARTLEPLRCLRSVRTNTYSSARAFRLQEMLFQAKALQVLAVHVDEATLSYQIQWAFSKKIRELSVSGSELRSVAADAFEGLHPHGPFTLRVRECPLLETLPAALLQRWAELPRLSVDLSDNAALSSFVAEDEEEAALEARADGTAQEQRLSHYVSSSFSLQGTPWSCDCRLLWFQRRLLRQRRQQSKSPEAGYNAEPRCTVPGASDWTVVISELRPDTPYCAGDASSRGNVVATDVPAVYCIIVVFAALHSFCLSVY, encoded by the exons ATGCACGGCCACGCGCTTTCCTGGCGAGGTCGTCTACTGCTCAG AGTTTTTCCGCTACTGGTATACGTCCTCCCCGCGAATGCCGCAGCTTGGCAGCAAGGTGACGCGTCTGCAGATCTCGGAGGCAGCGCCGAACCGTGCGACTTCCATGCCCTGTGTACCTGCGACCGCTCGAAAGCGTACTGCCGGGGAGTCCCCTTGACGGCGCTTCCGGAAACGAGGGGGTACTCTCACGTGGCCATCCAGGGttgcacgtcactgagtgtactcaAGAACGCTTCCTCTCTGCGTCCCAGTGACGTCATTTCACTCCAACTAAACGACAACCAGCTGAACCGAATCGAACGCGGGGCATTTGCAGGCGTGCCGAACTTGACGAACCTGGATCTGAGCAGAAACCGATTGACGCAATTTCCGGCAGGGGCGCTGCTCACGCTGACTCGTCTCCAGCGACTGGACCTGAGGTTCAACAGCATCGGCGAACTGGACGCGGCGGAACTGACGCAACTGGCACGCAACCTCGTCAGCCTGAGGAGCCTTCATCTTTCCGGCAACGCCATAACCtcagtccgtgacgtcacgttctTGGCTTTCGGCAACCTGACCATACTAGACCTGGACAACAACGACATCCTCAAGATCGAGGGCAGCCCGTTCCCGCCGTCGTTAGTGAGGCTCAACCTGACAGGGAACCTCTTGGAACAGGTTCCGGGAGTTGCACTAGACCAACTCAGAAACCTTTCCTACTTGTTTCTGGATGATAACGCGATTCAGCGCCTGGATCCCAACTGGACCCTCCCAACGGATCACCTGGACACGTTGAACCTCGCGCGAAACGTCGTCTCCCAGCTATCCTCGAGAATGTTCCAGAGCAAGAAGAGAGTCACGGTCCGCCATTTTGTACTGGCCGACAACTACCTCCGCTATCTACCGCCAAACCTGTTCAGGACGTTGGCGCCAAGGCATGTTTCCTTCTCGGTAAACCATCTCGAGTCCCTGCCCGAAGCACTGTTTCAGGGACTAGATGACGTCGTTGTTCACTTGGACCTGGCGCACAACAAAGTCCGCAAATTTCCCCGCGCTATCGCGAAGCTCCGAAGGCTGCAGACGCTGAACCTGCGCGACAACCGGGTGTCAGAGTTGGGCGAGTACGATCTCTTTACGTGCAGGGTCAGCTTACGCGTGCTGGACATTTCGAGCAACGATTTCGACGCGGTCCCTCACGTCGCGCTCAAATTCCTGTCGCGGCTGAAGTCGTTGAACATGGCTGACAACGTCTTAACGTCCGTGGAAACGCAAGACTTCAAGCACGGTCTAGACGGGCTTCTGTCGTTAGATCTCAGCGGGAACAGGATATCGCACATCGAGCAAAACGCCTTCGCCACGCTTTCGAATTTGGCAAACCTGCGCCTCTTGTACAATCCTATAACAAAGATAAACTCTAATTGGTTCCCCAAGGGATGCCTGAACCTAAAAGCCATCGATGTATCCGGAACACGGCTTGAACCAGACACGGTAAACAGCTTCCTTCAATCGTGCCAAAGAATTAACAGCCTCGACGCAACTTACGCTGGGCTACCTAATTTGGAACTGACAGCACTGAACCAAATGAGTGAGCTTATCGCGCTCAATTTGATGCACAATGATTGGCGTTATATTTCAAAGGATTCCCTGAACGGCACCGTTCAACAAAAGTTGACTACAATTAAGATTAACCAAAACCGCATCAAGGAGATAGAGCCACGCACGTTCAGTGATTTAACGCGCCTGCAAGCCATCGACTTGTCCGCGAACGAAGTCGCTCGCCTGGAAACAAAGACGTTTAATAACTTGCCTAACCTCACGAAGTTGCACTTGTGTCGCAACAAGATTTCGGTGATCGACTCGGGCGCGTTAACCGACCTCCCTCAACTCAGGGACATCGACCTTAGTTTCAACAAGCTGTCCGAGTTTAACGTGCAGTTTATCGTCAACCGTGAAACGCACAATCCGCTCCGACTAAACCTTTCGCACAACCAAATAAGCCACCTCAAGCTGCGCGACGGAGCTGCAGACGTCATCCTCAACGTCACTTCCCTGGACCTCAGCCACAACATCATCGAGAGCGTAGCGCGCCACTTCTTCTGGACGACGCGACACAGCCTGACGTCTCTCAACCTGTCCCACAACTTCCTGTCAACCGTGTCGGTCGAAGTGGCGTCGGAGCTACCACGTGTCAGGGTTCTCGACCTGAGCCACAACCGCATCGCTCAACTCTCGCCCAGGTCCTTTCAGGCGTCCTCCCAGATCCACGTGCTACTGCTGAGTCACAACCGGCTATCCTCTCTCCCCGAAGAGGCCTTCTCGAGGATGGCTCGCCTTCAGGTCTTGGCCCTCGACGACAACCGCATCGCGGCGCTCCCGGACGACGCCTTCGAAGAGACGCCCCTCATCCAGGTCTCCCTGTCGCACAACTCGCTACCGAGGCCCTTCACCAAGGCGTCCGCGCCTGCTCGAGCCACCCTGACGCACTTGGACCTGTCGCACAACCGGATTAAGCTGATCGCAGCGACCGAGTTCGATCACCTTTCGAACCTCGAGCACCTGAACCTTTCGTCCAACGAGATACTGATCCTACCGGGCCAGGTCTTCGCGAACCTCAGCCGCCTAGTGGTCTTGGACGTGTCTCGAAATCCACTACTTCGTGTGGAACCCGGGTCTCTGGACCTGCCCGTAACAGCACTGGCCCTAGACGACTGCAACCTCACCTCCGTGCCGGACGTGAACGCGCCGAACATCATTGAACTGTCGCTCGGCTCAAACGCAATCGTAAACGTATCGGCGGCTGCGTTCGCTAATCTGGGCAGGCTCAGGAAGCTCAATCTGTCTTCGAACCGCGTGCGGTACATAGACCCCGGGCTATGGGTGCACGTGAGTGACTTGCGTAGGCTGGACGTTTCCAAAAATCCCGTCAGAGAGCTCGGAAGTGGGAGCTTCAAGCTGCTCAGCGCTCTCCATCACCTGGACATCACGGACCTGAAGCTGGCCTTTCTGGATGCTCGCACGCTGGAACCTCTCAG GTGCCTACGCAGTGTCAGGACAAACACGTACTCCAGCGCGAGGGCTTTTCGCCTCCAAGAGATGCTGTTTCAGGCAAAGGCTCTACAAGTGCTCGCTGTGCACGTGGACGAGGCGACCCTCTCCTACCAAATCCAGTGGGCCTTCAGCAAGAAG ATCAGAGAGCTGAGCGTGAGCGGGTCCgagctgcgctcggtggcggccGACGCGTTCGAGGGTCTTCACCCGCACGGTCCCTTCACGCTCCGGGTGCGAGAGTGCCCTCTGCTGGAGACGCTGCCGGCCGCACTCCTGCAGAGGTGGGCCGAGTTGCCCCGGCTCAGCGTCGACCTGTCGGACAACGCCGCTCTCTCGTCGTTCGTGgcggaagacgaagaagaggcggCTCTCGAAGCGCGCGCCGATGGCACCGCTCAGGAACAACGGCTCTCGCACTACGTCAGCA GCTCTTTCTCGCTACAAGGCACCCCATGGTCTTGCGACTGCCGCCTGTTGTGGTTCCAGCGACGCCTGCTGAGACAGCGGCGACAACAGTCCAAATCGCCGGAGGCAGGCTACAACGCCGAACCGCGATGCACCGTTCCGGGAGCTAGCGACTGGACTGTGGTCATCAGCGAGCTCCGGCCCGACACGCCTTACTGCGCAGGGGACGCGAGCAGTCGAGGAAACGTGGTGGCTACCGACGTTCCCGCTGTGTACTGCATCATCGTGGTTTTCGCGGCGCTGCATTCGTTCTGTCTGAGCGTGTACTGA